The sequence tattgaaatatgaaatcttgtggtctattattatgatttgatatatataggttaaacctataactcaccaacatttttgttgacgttttaagcatgtttattctcaggtgattattaagagcttccactgtcgcatacttaaataaggacgagatttggagtccatgcttgtatgatattgtgtaaaaactgcattcaagaaacttattttgttgtaacatatttgaattgtaaaccattatgtaatggtcttgtgtaaacaggatattttagattatcattatttgataatctacgtaaagctttttaaacctttattgatgaaataaaggttatggtttgttttaaaatgaatgcagtctttgaaaaacgtctcatatagaggtcaaaacctcgcaacgaaatcaattaatatggaacgtttttaatcaataagaacgggacatttcaataaacattccctttagctcggtaacgtttagtcattggtttttgaaccggtgaacgcgaatcttagatatggatccatagggtttgacatccccactcgggctagtcgcgctagcatttaacgagtgtttaatacttcgtaaacatacgcacttgccaagtgtactttcagggggtataaacgttaagttagttactaagtgcccacggttaacatatactttatcatactgttttgaaacgctctttgtagcactgaaacctcgtggcctaccttacatgctgttatacttaagctatagctcaccaacctttgtgttgacgtttttaagcatgtttttctcaggtgcttaaggttgcttccgctgtgtactagtcttgctgtagacactcgctgctctagagttatcaccgcatgaactgtttatcttgcattcataactttaatacttttgaaactatgatttgtaacgaccattggggtcacgtactattatatttgcttatgttcattgaagcatacttttgatgtaaaacacttgacgttcgttatgacgtcaccttttatcatgaatgcaaacgtattttgaaatagcatatagtgtttgaccttgtaatgatcctgttgttgatgactcgtacacgatggttttgtacggggcatcacatcgtGAAAGATTTAAACGTTatgttaaattaacaatatatgtacatctccgcgtttcgctatggaattgtcgactttcaaaaatttaacgcaaaatcaacgtgtatgaaaagtaccccaaatatttagcgtttttttaaaaaaaagtccgttttgcgtatagttagtgacattgtgttcctaaaattattttgagtttaacgatgttgtcggaaaaatttaactcattgcgagcgagaagatatgacccgttgaaaatttggtgggagtttgtttaagatttttttatgaaaatagtcatttgacactttacccctgtTTGGGAGGTTGATTTGAATTTTTGGAAAAAGTCTAGAGGTCTTTTTTGGTGGAatgaaatttaaatattaaaaaaaagttAAAAAGTCAGAGAAATATCCTTTTGTATTATTCACTTCCACTATGtcatttagatatatagatataactagttgtggagctctcgcttcgcgccgggggctccgttttgaatgcgagttaaaaaaaagtcttgatctattttgtaaaaaagaatttttttcgacatctaacattgaagggttgttcattttgtgaaagttgcttcttttagcgttcgggtttaatttaaaaaaaaagttagtaaagtgggggttcgatttgtattttaataaaagttagggggttaagtttgtgaaatttgaaaaaaatttacgtataaagtgggagttcgatttgtattttaataaaagttaggggttaagtttgtgaaaattgaatattagtaaaaaaaagttagtaaagtgggtgttccatttgtattttaataaaagttagggggctaagtttgtgaaatttgaaaaaaatatacgtataaagtgggggttatatttgtattttaatgaaagttagggagttaagtttgcgaaaagtagaAAAAGGAATAGTACTAATGTTGCCTgtaccttttagatataggtatataataataataataataatatataatataatataatataataaatatatgggagatgattctcacacacacttttttgatcctcacacaccaattgagtattattagaagagtaaaaggttaaaataggtgtgacttttttgatcctcacacaccaattgagtattattagaagagtaaaaggttaaaataagtgTGTGAGGAtataaaagtgtgtgtgagaatcttcctaaatatatatactcgattaGGCTCGGCTAGCTCAGCACATTTACACCGTAGATAAATTGAGAAAGTGTGCTCACTCACTGATCAATATCATCTAATCTTTTCCTCCGGAATCGCCattatcaaaaccctaattttccgCTATAGTGCTCCTATTAATTTCTCATTACACCACGCACGCACACTTCATAAATCTCATATCAATACCTTGTCGTATTAATCATTGTTCAACTCCAGAACGAGCATTTGAATTGACAAAATTTATGCAAATTTGAGCTTCCACGATGATTCGCCCTCAAAGTGACGTTTCCTTACGTAATTTAGGTCATATTTTATCTGTTATCTTAAGTATTtcagttttaaaatttaattttaagtTTGAATTGATGAAATGTGTATGCATAGGAATTCAAGTATATATGATATATCAGCTGTAATGCATATATGTTTGTAGTTGTGTATTCTATGAACTATTAAGTTGTAATATAATAGATAGATTTGATCGCTTGCATTAGGTTAGTTACTGGTTAATCACTGAATCGTAATCTCATTCGAAAGGCTAGTGGCTTGAAGAAATTGTGATGTGTATTATGCTGTTTCACTAGGTCCCTGATTCATGTTCTACTTCTAATACTTATGCAGTTACATAGTTATGTACAAGGCGTAGAGGATTCAGCATTCTCAATTTATTTCTTTGGGCAAATTCATTAAGAAATGAGTTAGCTATTAGCCTTGTGACTTATCGTCATTGTTTTTTTCTTGTCGATTAACTATTGTGATGGACAGTCGAACTAAGGGCAGACTTTATACGGTATAGCTTTATATAAGGTCTAGGTATTGTTATGTAAAGATGTCTGCCTTCTAGTGTTCTGTGATTCTGTAGAGGGATCAATGTGTGAAAACAAGCTTGTTTTGATGCGAAGAATGATAACAGGATCCGCTTTTAGATTTGTTGAGTCCAAATATGCAATTGTTGTACTATATTCATCGCATACTTTCATATCTTTGATCTTGATGAAGACCGGTTTATAATATCCATCCCATGTAATTTCATGGATCCAAAGGCAGTGACGTTTTACAATCAGTTAATATAGTGACAAATGATAGCTAGTACGGTAGCACTTTGTCGTAGCACTTTGTTTTTACCCAACTGTAAATAAATAAAAGGTGAAGGTAAATGTAAATTGACTTACTCGTTCCATTTATGGTTTGTAATATGTTGGTTTCAAGTTGTCTATGCCTACATAACCATAATATATCCATACGATTcatttgtgcatattgttgttcaaTTTCATATCGACTATTCAATAAGGAACTATCTTTCACATACATTTTAGAGTCGTTGTTGTTTTGTAGAATACATCCAGTGACCCCCGAGGAGATTTGCTTCGCGTAGACATATTACTATATAGTTTTATAACTTATATCTTTCTATCTGTGATATTAATAATGTTGTTCACGGCCCAAACAAATATTTGCTAGATGATACTCGTAGTACTCTGGAAAGTATCAGTACGACATGAAAGTATATCTATATAAGTATGTTATTATCTAGATATGTTTAAGATGTTCAATAACAAAACCTATGGACGGTATGTAACTTTATGTTAGGCACGTTAGTGGTATATGGCATTATCATTCTACagatttcattgtaattgtttatttATGTGGTATTTGCATTCGAACAGGTGTTGGCATCGTTTGCATGATGAGTAGCACATGGAGAGATGAACAACATCCATCCGTTATAAATTTTATATCTCGCTTTTTGAGTGAAAATTCCTTTCGGCTAAACATTGTGCGGATTGCACCTGTAAAGTCCATTTGATTCTTTACCTTTTTTTTTATCAGTTTTTAGAGCTGCATCTTGGTACCTTTGTATGGAAACGGGTAAACTAGGGTTGCAATTTCAATTTAATAATATGTCAAAacgtattaaatttaaataacttaTGAAATCGTCGAATGGATCGAAGTCAAAGAACGGGTTAAGCATCTCTAAATCCCCTAAGTTACCTAAGTTACCCATGTTTACACGTTCAGTTCTATGTCTCTTCTAGACtgccttttaaaatatattttttactcTATTCAGGATTTCATTTTAAATTGCGGAGGTTTATCATTGGCCTTCATGTTTGTGATGAGTTACGACTGTGACAATCCAGGGCCAATATTTACCAGGTAGCTGGACATTTCTATTTCAAGTAGTATCAGCTTGTTTAGCTTGTTCTTATGTTAGTAAATACAGAGCCGAAAAACTGAAGACTCAATTTGAGCATCTATATGTTGTGGTCATCCTTCCAACAAAGGAGCAGAATGATTCCTTCTTACATTCTAAGTTAAGGTGATTACACACATTGTCATCCATTGTTATATGTCATCCATAACTGTCTCTATATGATTACTAGAAACATTCAAGTAATATTGCTCGATTCAGATATGGTATGGCTATGGGTAGGCCAAGCTTTATTTTAGCAATGGATCTAGAAACGGGCTTCGAGAAGATTGTTAGAATAGCACATGCTCGTGGTGGTAAGTTTGCATACTTCTAAATCGGTGGCTACCTTAACCCGCCTTAACCCATTAATTTACAGATATGGGTTGATGCGGGTTATGTTTCATCTCTTACTTTTTGAACAGGTATACAAAAGAATGTCTTAAATAGAAATGGGTTCAATGGGTCAGAagtcacaattttttttttaattgataaAAACATCTGAAGTGATTTGTTTAATGAATAATGTTATGTTATTATTTATAAGATGATCTAGCACATTACTACCTGCACAAAAATTGCCCGTTTTGATCCAATATCCAACTTGACCAGCACACCCATTTTCTCATGTCTTTTGGCTTTGCATTGTATACGTTTTATTTATGTATTCTGATATCACAGAAAATATTTTTGTATTACAGTTTGCAAGAGGCAGGATGCTGTATCCAAATTGAAAGCTGAGGTAAGCTTCTCCTGTTCTTTCTTTTCCTTTTCATTGTTTTACAGAGGTGTAGTATTTATTTTACCAAAGTCCAATGTAGGTAACTTTGATATATTTACTTTTGAATTAGCCTATTCAGGTTTTTTTTACATATTTAACGGGACAAATGGTTAAAATTCAAAAAATAGCAAAATGGAAATGGGACATATGAGTCGAGGTATATATTATATCTACACCTAAATCCCCGTTCAAGCATTTTAGATTGTTATTGTAGTTAGATGTAATCATGTTTAACATACAAATTTTGTATCTAAGTTATCTAAAGAAATCTTGACAGAAAGTGTTTTGGGTCAACAAATATCAAAAAGTTGTACAAAATCGCCCATTTTGACCCCTCATCTTACTGACCCATTTTGTTGGCACTTGGCACTGACCATTTCCTTTTTTCTCCTGTAAGAAGGAGAAGTCGGTCCAAGACATGGATGTATTTCTTAAAGTGGCATCCTCTATCCCCCATGTGGAGACTCATGATGCTAATGCGGTATTAATCCATTCATTTTTACCatctattttaattttaattaggcATCTGATGTCAATTTCAAGTAGATGTATGCCTTGAAATTTTAGTAGAGGTGGCAAACTGGTGTGACCAACTCATTGATTTAGTTATGCCTTATCTACAGCGGTTAAAGTCATTAGCTTAAAATGTAATGGGACAAACAGTTGAAAGTCACTCGAAGTGTATTTCTAATGCATAATTCCCAAATCTTTCAATCAAAAAAAGTTATTATAAATAAGTATTTTTACCTAATATCCGGCTTCTAAATTTTATTAGTTTTCACCCCTTACATGGCCCAACGGACCATTCCATTTTGCCACCTCTAGATATTGATTTACATCTGAACTTCTTCTGGTGATCTGGCCACAGCTGATTCAAACCATAGGATCAATCGAAGCAATTGCGAAAACATCAAAGGAGAACATCCTGGAGAACACTGACATTTCATCAGAAAAAGCCGAGATAATTTCAAGATTTTTCAGAGATCGCAAGTTCTACCTCGGCCCCAAAATCAGTTGATTGACATACGCATATGTTTTTCAAATTAACAAGTGTATGTAATAGTTAGTTTAAGCATAATACATCAAAGATACATTCAGTAAAACAACCATGAGATTTTTGTTAAGCTGTTTTACACACACTCTTCACGATATCAGTTGCTACAGCCATATGGTGCGTTTTGTGGACTTTTTCTTAATAGATTATTAACGTTATTAAACTATAAACAGGGTTCTTAGCGTTTTTCTTTCTTTGGTCACACTCAAAATGCTTTACTATTTTTTTTGAACGGCTTCTCACCCTCACATGCGTTAGGTTGAAACTTTTCACACACCATCGCCGCTTTGAGTACCCAGTGTGTTTTGGATTAAACTGAATGGCTTAAGTCATACACTTTTATTCACCACAATAGAATCCTTGAAAAAACCTCCCACTGGATTCGAACCTGCGCCAAGTAGGACTCAGATTCAACCCATAGCTTATACCACTCACGAAATGACTCGGTGGTCTCAAAATGCTTTACTTAGTAAGATTTAAAGCTAAAATTTCTTTTAAGAACGTTGATACAATTTAAAGTTAAACTACTTTTAGCAAGTTTTTTTTTTTCTCCCTATTTCCTTTTTTAAACGCCAATTTTAGCATTGAATACTATCATTTGCCACCCACACACTCGTTAGGAAGAAACTTCTCGCATTCATCGCGCAAAGCGTATCcggaatgctttaggttaactATTTGGCCCGTACAGAGAAGGATACCAGAGACACAACCTTGTAGAAAACTCCCCCGGGGATTTGAACATGTACCTATTTTTTCAAGGATACAGACTCAGGACCAACTGAGGCTTTTTACCACTCAACTAATAGTTCGATGGTTTTTCCTATTAATACAttctatattttttattttatatctgTAAGAGTCACCAGTCTCTGCTAATCGGAGTATAAAAAAAGATGGTAATTGTTTTTTTAAAGATTTATAGAGGACTAAAAAGCTAGAGAACTTAAAATACTTCACGAAATTCTATTGAATTCAGTGAGCTAAATTAGCCAAGGTGTACTACCGACATTGAGAGAGGTCAATCTTTGTATGATTCTTTGAGTTCTCATATCAAAAACAGGTCCACAAACAACTCTTTTTACAATCCACTCTTCGGGAAAAAGTTGTTTCGGGTCGTTTCAACATCAACTCGAGTAACCGGGTCATAAAAATAAGATTATCAAATTTTATGAACCCATGGACATTATCAAGTTGTTTCGGGTCGTTTGAAGTGAACTGAAATGTAAAAGCTTTTTCCCCAACCGTTTCTAATTCAGTTAACACATGGCTCTTTTCCTGATGAGATCATGTGTTAAATTCTGCCCTAAACCACCCTCCATATCACCGGCCACCGCTCCGGCACCACTCCGACGGTTTCAAATTCGTTACGATATCATTGAAGTAAACAAAACGACGTCGTTTTCCCCAAACCGCACATCAATTTTTCGTTACGCTACCAGCAGTAATAATATTACTCCGATTTCGAGTTATAATAATGACGGTGGCAAAGAATTTATTGCGATGTCAGATGAGAAATTGTTGAGTCAATGTGAACAAGACACTTATAAATCCTCCGGTCCCGGTGGTCAACACCGGAATAAACGTGAAACTGCCGTCCGGCTTAAACATCTACCTACCGGAATTATTGCGCAGGTTAATTActagtaattaattaattattgtCACTTTCTGTGACtatcattttataaattattaGGTCAAACTAAGCCAGTGGTTTGCACCCTAACCATAAACTAGTTGAGCTGAGCGAATTAGCGATTCAGACTAAGATCGAGCTCGGTTGGATAGCTAGTCAACATGATGCAGGCTAAAGATCAGTTTTTTGTAATATATAGCAAGCTCGGATTTTAAACATGATTCTGAAAAAAACCGACTCAAGTTGCAATATTAGTTTGCACTTGCACCCTTATCTACAATATAACAAAATTGACATGTATATAACAACTTGTTATCTGAGAATATGGCATTTTGTTGTATAAATCACCTCCCTTACAGTTcaggtgtgtatgtgtgtgtttatgATTGCTTCCTTTGTATATATAGGCATCTGAAGATAGATCGCAGCATAAAAATCGTGCATCTGCCATAGCTCGATTGCGTAGTCTGCTAGCTCTTAAAGGTGCATGTAATCATATTTCTTCCAATTTATAACAACTTGATGATTCATAACATTGAAATATTTATGTCTGTGTCTTTGTGCGTGTGAAAGATATAGAATTAGAGTGAGAGAGAGGAACCGGAAGAGAGAACAAACTATTAGTTATTTACGAGTGTAAACGATGACTGCGACAGCTGTATGTTGCAGTGGCCCGTCCAAATATGTAGAAAAACTGTTAGTAAGTCAGGTCAAAGTCAGGTGAAAGTCAGTCAACGTCGGTCAAAAGTCTGACTTTTGTCTGACCTTGTTCTAGTATAAACGAAAATCCCAACCACATGCTATTAGTAAAGTGTGCTTTGTCCGGAATCCCAATAATATGTAATATGTGAAATTTCTTTTGGGCTTCGAAGCACCTGCCTTTATTTTCAAGGCCTAAACTTTTGTAATTAGATCATTTTGTAATTTGcacatttatatacacatatgtatatatatgtatacacatgaTATCTCACAAGTCACGTGTATAGTAGCTgatatttattttttctttttttctttgggCTAGTCAGAAACGCCATAGATCTTGAAACATACACACCTCCTCTTGAGCTTCTTCAAATTCTTCCAGCGAAGTCAACTATAAGAGGTTCAGAATGTGGACCTCAAATTGGGCCTAATAACCCAAAGTTTGCTTTGGTATACATGTTTTTTAACCTTCATTTCTTTATCCTGCTCATGTTTTAGCTAATCTAAGTACAAAAAATAGTGTTACTTACATAACTCATCTACTTCTATTCTTTCTCAGGGAATGCAAGCATTATTAGATCTAATTTTTGCAGTAGAGGGTTCCGTGTTTGATGCTGCACAAAAATTGGGGTATGTGTTATTACTGCCAAACTCAACTTTGTTATTATCACGTTGAAGTTATGATCAACTACTGGTCACCTATAAGAAGATGGAGACCTGCGTGGGATTTTAAAACTAGTGCAGTGACATTAATGTCTCTTGTTAAATATCTAGATGAAGTTAAGCTTCAATCTCAAAGATCATTAGTTTTTAATCTTGTTAAATACCTACTACTGGGGTTTTCCTTTGACGTGGGATGATATAAAAAGTTGATCCACTTAATAATTGAGATATGggcattttttttcttcctttttttgGACTAAATTCTGAAGATCAAGTTAAGAAGCATTTCAGATGTAACATTGCATACTCTGTCCTCTTATATATATGAAGCAATCATCTTTCTAATGTCTAGTGATGTCTAATTGTTGTGGCAGCTTAAGCACTGGCGCTCTTTCACGTCTGATTTTGTCAGATGATTCTCTTCGACAGGCAGTTAATGAGTTTCGGGCATCTAAGGTAGACACTTTTGTAACCCTAAATTCTTCATTTTCTTTCTTGTTACTTTTAAGCATTATATTTTGTAGAGTTGGCTGTAGTATGTTACCATAGTGTATGGTTTGCGAGCCCCAAGTTGGCCGAGTTGTAACATGATCCTTTCACAAGAGGTCTTACATTTAAGTGTTGTGAAATTCGGCCAAATTAGTCGACTAGTCGGGTATTAGTCAGTTTTTGCGAATACTCAGACTCTGCTAGGTCTAACTCGGGTTAAAAAGTCGGTTGATGCTAGTCAGTCAAAATTGGATTTAACTGGTCAAAGTCAGacaaagtcaaatttggtcaacaTTTCAATATGAATCGAACTTAAGCCCTTAGAAGTATATGAGTAGTTAGATGATTATGTTTATGTTTCTTGACAATTTTTTTGAAGTTTTTGTTtgttaatattcatgggtattgatAGCCCTAACCTGTGGTTAACCATCACATGTTGAAAGGTAAAGTTAAAACTATGTATTCAAGTTGATTGTTAGCCACCAAGGTACCAACTACCTACTGGTGGTTATTATAGGATTATCAATCCAAAACGGTTGACATTTACTTATTAACCACCACACGTTAAACGGCTGAGTTTAGCTTTTCTTTTAAACTACGGCCTAACATTAGTGACTTCAGTTTGACCCAGTAGTTTTCCATATAATAATCATTCTTGTAGAAAATCCATTTTAGGGGCTGTTTACTTGAGACTTAATTGGGATTATTGTTGTGGGTAGATTATTCGGTCATCAAATGAGCTGTTTACTTGGAACTTAATTTTTGAGCTTAACTGTGCCAATACCTTTATCAGTCACCCCAAAAATAGGTGTTGTCCCCATATGTCTGATCTCTTTCCAATATTACCCCCTTGTTTTTCATCCACCACCAATCCTCCATCTCAGTTTTTTCCTCGTAAT comes from Rutidosis leptorrhynchoides isolate AG116_Rl617_1_P2 chromosome 4, CSIRO_AGI_Rlap_v1, whole genome shotgun sequence and encodes:
- the LOC139841464 gene encoding protein PARTING DANCERS homolog isoform X1, producing the protein MIRPQSDVSLRNLGVGIVCMMSSTWRDEQHPSVINFISRFLSENSFRLNIVRIAPDFILNCGGLSLAFMFVMSYDCDNPGPIFTRAEKLKTQFEHLYVVVILPTKEQNDSFLHSKLRYGMAMGRPSFILAMDLETGFEKIVRIAHARGVCKRQDAVSKLKAEKEKSVQDMDVFLKVASSIPHVETHDANALIQTIGSIEAIAKTSKENILENTDISSEKAEIISRFFRDRKFYLGPKIS
- the LOC139841464 gene encoding protein PARTING DANCERS homolog isoform X2, encoding MIRPQSDVSLRNLGVGIVCMMSSTWRDEQHPSVINFISRFLSENSFRLNIVRIAPDFILNCGGLSLAFMFVMSYDCDNPGPIFTRAEKLKTQFEHLYVVVILPTKEQNDSFLHSKLRYGMAMGRPSFILAMDLETGFEKIVRIAHARGVCKRQDAVSKLKAELIQTIGSIEAIAKTSKENILENTDISSEKAEIISRFFRDRKFYLGPKIS
- the LOC139843712 gene encoding uncharacterized protein, with product MALFLMRSCVKFCPKPPSISPATAPAPLRRFQIRYDIIEVNKTTSFSPNRTSIFRYATSSNNITPISSYNNDGGKEFIAMSDEKLLSQCEQDTYKSSGPGGQHRNKRETAVRLKHLPTGIIAQASEDRSQHKNRASAIARLRSLLALKVRNAIDLETYTPPLELLQILPAKSTIRGSECGPQIGPNNPKFALGMQALLDLIFAVEGSVFDAAQKLGLSTGALSRLILSDDSLRQAVNEFRASKGMKPLK